From the genome of Agromyces intestinalis:
CGTCGCGGCGCTCGCGGTCGAGCAGGGGGCGGTCGTGGTGCACCGCGGTCGCGCGGGCGATGCGCCGGGCGCACTCGACGCCGAGGTGCGGCGTGTGCTCGAGGCATCCGTTCGGCCCGACCTCATCGTGCTCACCGGCGGCGTCAGCGCCGGCGCCCACGACCCGGTCACCCGCCTCGCGCTGGAGTTCGCGAAGGTGGCGATGCAACCCGGCAAGCCGCAGGCGTTCGGCCGCATCGACGGCGTGCCCGTGTTCGGGCTGCCGGGCAACCCGGTGAGCGTCGCGGTGTCGTTCGAGGTGTTCGTGCGGCCGTTCCTCGCGGTGCTGCAGGGGCTCGACCCGACACGGCCGACCGAGCGCGCGATCGCCGACGAGGCGTGGCGCACCCCGGTCGGTCGGCGGCAGTACCAGCCGATCGTCGCGCAGCGCGTCGACGGTGTGCTGCACGTGCGCCCCGCGTCGGATCGGGGCAGCGGGTCGCACCTGGTGGGCCGGCTGGCGCGCGCCGAGGGGTTCGCGGTCGTGCCCGCGGAGGTCGCAGCGATTCGCGTCGGCGACGAGGTGGAGGTCATGCTGGGGTGATGAGCTTCACGCATCTGGATTCGGCGGGCCGTGCCCGCATGGTCGACGTCACCGAGAAGGCCCCGACCGTGCGCAGCGCCACCGCGCGCGGGCTCGTGCGGTGCAGCGCCGAGATCGTGCGGATGCTGCGCGACGGCGCCGTGCCGAAGGGCGACGTGCTGGCGGTGGCGCGCATCGCGGGCATCGCGGGGGCGAAGCGCACCGCCGAGCTGCTGCCGCTCGCGCACGTGATCGGCGTGCACG
Proteins encoded in this window:
- the moaC gene encoding cyclic pyranopterin monophosphate synthase MoaC, translated to MSFTHLDSAGRARMVDVTEKAPTVRSATARGLVRCSAEIVRMLRDGAVPKGDVLAVARIAGIAGAKRTAELLPLAHVIGVHGAVVDLEVVDEGVEVAATVRTADRTGVEMEALTAVSIAALAIVDMVKGVDKSVTIEQIRLVAKTGGKSGDWHRPA